Proteins found in one Zea mays cultivar B73 chromosome 1, Zm-B73-REFERENCE-NAM-5.0, whole genome shotgun sequence genomic segment:
- the LOC103643582 gene encoding glutathionyl-hydroquinone reductase YqjG: MIARSALDEVTYTGDFDRSPSTFRSSVSRDGRFPTVAGRYHLYVSYACPWASRCLAFLKLKGLDHAIGVTVVKPIFERTKESDEHLGWVFPAAADEEPGAEPNPLNGARSVRELYEIASSNYAGKPTIPVLWDKQLKMVVNNESSEIIRMLNAEFNGIARNPGLDL, from the exons ATGATTGCGCGGTCGGCGCTGGACGAGGTCACCTACACGGGCGACTTCGAccggtcgccatccaccttcCGGAGCTCCGTTTCTAGGGACGGGCGGTTCCCCACCGTGGCAGGGCGGTACCACCTCTACGTCTCGTACGCGTGCCCCTGGGCATCCCGGTGCCTCGCCTTCCTCAAGCTCAAGGGCCTCGACCACGCCATCGGCGTCACG GTCGTGAAGCCCATCTTCGAGCGAACCAAGGAGAGCGACGAGCATCTGGGCTGGGTGTTCCCCGCCGCCGCCGATGAGGAGCCCGGCGCCGAGCCCAACCCTCTCAACGGCGCCCGGAGCGTGAGGGAGCTCTACGAGATCGCCAGCTCCAACTACGCCGGGAAGCCAACCATCCCC GTGCTGTGGGACAAGCAGCTGAAGATGGTGGTGAACAACGAGAGCTCCGAGATCATCCGGATGCTCAACGCCGAGTTCAACGGCATCGCCAGGAACCCCGGGCTGGACCTCTGA